Genomic window (Plectropomus leopardus isolate mb unplaced genomic scaffold, YSFRI_Pleo_2.0 unplaced_scaffold48, whole genome shotgun sequence):
AGCCTATTACCTCAGTTGCCCATGTTAGTATGTTTTGACTGCACAAATGTGACATTCTGATGAAGTTGAAGCTTTCATTCTTACTTTGCGCtgtacttttagtttagttGTTGCTCACAATATTAAAGCTATGCTACATTTTAGGGGGAGGGGCAGTGGAAAACCATGGTAGAATAGAAAGTTAGACACGTTATTGCAGTTTGGgtctaaacaaaaacagagagaataaTGTCTAACAAGGGTTGCAACCGTAGAGATTATCATGGTAAGATAaccgtctcagaaaatatcacgaTATTACAGAGTAATTATTACCTGTCAGAATGACCATTAAATGAATGGAAATGGAAGGGTTAGAATTGATGGATAATTTGTTTTACTGCTCTCATTgaaattaaaaccatttttgaCAGAAGTATGCTTAAAAAgcctcccttttgaaaataacaaaaataaagactcttcattcagctgcatttttttcacctaatatcatagataagcaaatgtacatggtaaGTTAGTTGCCAACTTTAATTTCACAGTGTACCTTAAAACTGGTATATCACTGCAGCCCTTTGTCTAATACTTGATGAAGATCGTGACCaagacattgttttgtttttttttaaacttaattaaaaaaaatctttaaggaGTTAAGGCTGAAAGAGACCAGTCAGCAGAGgtcatttggttgttttgtgtgtgtcctcaggggCAGGGGGTCGCGGTAGAGGAAGAGCAGCTGCTGGCAACAGGTTCTCCTCCCAGGGAATGGGGTAAGAACATGTGATTAGTGTTAATCTTAAGCCTGAGCTAGGATGAGGAGGTGGTGATGGTAATAACAAGCACATATCTTAAAAGACAAACGTGTGGAGAAATTAAGTTTCTGAATCCCCTCATTCAGTAACATTTACAGATCAAGCAGTATTCTCTTCACTGTCACTTATGTTGGCTTACCTTCCCAAACTGTGTCTTCCTCTTTCCTGTTGTCTCTTCTTTCCGCCCTCTACTTCTTTCAGCACCTTCAATCCTGCTGACTACACAGCTAACTCTGGTGCTCGTCAGGAGACATGGGACGGCAACGAACCTGCTGAGGGAACTGGTATGGAATATAACAGAACATCAGATGTCATGTTTTGATGCAATTTCCTACTTTGGCTATAGAGTGGTTGTATAAATTGTCACTTTAAAAGTATCTAGCTCATTTGCCCCAAGCCAGTGTTAAATTTCAAATTCAGGCCATTCGTTTccaaataaaagcagatttcAAGCAGTAATGGGCAGCTTAATCTACACATTGGATTTAAGGGTTTGTAATTTTAGCGTCATATTAAAGCAGGCAGGGTGCTACATTTTGTATCACTCCTCTGGAGTGGTTAATGGTTGCCAAGAACATATCATGAGTATGTGTGAACATGGCAACACTAACTTGGCTGCTAttccgtttttgttttttttaggaacaTGGGGAGGCAATCTGGAAGACTGGACTGCAGAGGACTGGAATGAGGACGTAAGGCGGcacttttttattcatctgaAATGGATAATATTGCTTTAGTTTTGAGGGCCAAGACtatatttgtttactttagGCTAAATCCACATTATTACGTCTTCATTTAATAATGCATAACTATTGCTGGGTTGATGCCTAACTTCCACTCTAATATGGCATTTTGGAAACCCTAAAAAGGAGAAATTTGAGAACACCGCTGACCCCGTTTTAGTAGTTTGAGTTGCATTTTAGCCTGGACGAGCGGAAACTGAGACTTTTGGAAACAATGATGTAAACACCCACATTTGCTTCCCGAATGGGTCTTATCAGTCACAGCTGGTCATGTCAAAACATTATAACTAGGTCTACATAACTTTTGCGATTTTTATCCTTCTTGTGTGagtactctttttttcccatggcTTGACTTCCTCTGGTGACACTTCAGTCTGGTACCTTTGGAATATGTTGCTGTATTTGCCTTGTAAGGACTCCCaatctgttttctgctgcctTGACCGCCTTACAGTCCGCCTAGTCCAAATGAAAAATTCTGGTCTGACTTTCTGCTATCTCCATACTGTTTTTTGTAACTAAGTAACCAACCGCAAAGAGCAGATGATCTTCTTGTTAACACTGGCACATGCACACTCAGTATATGTGAATGGTCATGTGATATGCAATTTCAGGTGTGTTAATATAGATGGAGATAATTTCTGAAACAATGCGGAAACGCTCATGTGCACGGAAATCCGTTTCACTTCAAAACGCTGTtgtaaaatctgtaaatattAGTTTGGATGTGGCCTTAGGTTGCTTAAACTCTGCATTGACCTGCTGAATGTCTAGTGTTAGATCATAGGTCTAGTGATGTTAACTCACTAAATAGTGTTGGTTCATAGTCAGTGATTTTATCTGAATGGTTGTTTGTATACATTACAGCACGTGTCTATATTAATCTTATGGATCCCTGTGATTGCACTCCCTCTCCTTTTTTACAGTTGTCTGAGACCAAAGTATTCACTGCCTCTTCTGCTCCAGCAAACCACATCACACCTGGACCCAAGTAAGCGTTCCCACCCAAAGTCAAGCCAACTTAAAACACTACAGAGCTCAGGGTTTATATTTGGGAGTAACTAAGCTGAATATGTACTTCCTCtgtcttctccttttttaaccCTCTTCCTCAAACCCTTCTGTTTCTCCTCAGTGTGGACCTGGCTGGCCTACTGCCTAAGACTGGAGTGGCTGTAGGGGGTATGGACTCTGACTTGGGGGCAATAGTCGATGGCCCCTCAGCCGAGGATTTGGGCCAAAGCCTGGTGTTTACCAATTCCCACCACAATGGACGCACTGCAACACACAGCTACGCACACGCCACAGCCAACAGCTATGCCCATGCCGCCTCTGCTAGTACCACCTACGCACATGCTGCACTGGTACAAAAACCCACACTTAAACATGTGCAACTTATGGATATGTTTATGTGCCAAAACTCTGATACATGCTATCGGTGTATtcagttcaggttttttttcctctcatcctcCCAGTCCTCTGTCCTGGGTTCTGGTTTTGGGCCCCTGAATGCGCCTAAGCCAACACCTGCCTCCGACATCAGGACACCAGAGCAGCTCAACGGGCCTCGGCTTGGTCAGAGAGCCAGTCAGCCTTTGGCCACCGCCAGCAACATTAATGTTGCCAAAGATGCAGGGCCACCTCCAATACAGAACCCTGCTCCTGCCTCCTCGCCCTCTGTAGAAGTCAAGACTCAGAGAATGGAGAACGGCCCTGTTACTGCCCAACACTGTAAGTTTAAATATCTAAAAGTAAATACGAAATCTagcacagaaatgtaaatgttaaattgtTCGTGATAACAACAATGCAAGAGGTACAGTGTGCTGTAGTAATagctgtatgtatatattttccTGCATTCTCTCCAGTGGAGATGAAACTTCAACCAGAGCCGTCAGCGGTGCTCAGCCAACTGGCTCAGAGGCAACAACAATCCTCCATCCTTCCCACCACAGAGCCTCTGGGTCTTTCGCATGCTCCACAGGTCCCCACACCGCCAGGTAGAGCTGCTCAACAGTATCATACTATGCCATTAAAGGTCTGAAAGTGTGCTGAGAATACCACATGACATTAGAGCCGCAACTCAACTAATTATTTACATGACCGACTATTGTTAATTAGTGAATTAATTATAGAAGAATACCAGCGGCAGTAGATTGTGTTTCATGATCCACTGAGCTGTTCAATAACCACTGTAGCAGAAAGGAGAGCGACACTTACACTTCCCTTCTGACATGTTTATGGACTGTAAccacacatgaaaagaaaacaggaaatatatAACATGACCAAGGATACATACAAACTTATACATATTAGTATGCATAACTTCTGCTACGTTTACCTACTCTGGCATAttcaaaaccccaaaatggagacttttgaaaaagaaaaagaaatgcttaGTTTTAAAAATTGGATGTTGCCTTTTACCCATGCGGAAACTGAGAATTTTGAAAACAATGACACAATCTCGCACTCTTGCCTTCTGATCGGGTCTCATCAGTCTTGACATGTCAAGACAAAACATTGAAGCTAGGCCTACATGCCTTTTTGTGATATCATCCTTGTGTGAGTAATGTTTCTTATTTCCCATTTCCATGGCTTCCTCTGGCGATGGATAATGCTCACAGTTCCACTCTAATGAGTCGCTGTATTTGCTTAAGCAATGATGTAATGATTGCTGTTTTGCCTCTATAGTATTTTCTGTAATGAAGCAACCAACCTCAGAGTAGACAATCTTCTTCCTGTCCAGTGTTAGTGAATGTTCATGTTATATGCATTTTCAGGCCTGTTGGTATCGACAGAGGTTATTTCTGAAACGGTGCTAAAACAATTGTGTGTACggattcattttcattttagaacgctgttttaaattgaaaatgtcttagtgtggatgtagcctCTGATACTGGCTACAGAGCCGATATCAAAGACAAACATTCATCACAATAATTGAATCAGTGCCTTCTCTGCTAAAGAAAAGAGTAGTGCAAAGACTCAAATAGTATTTGTGCTGTAAGATCATGGTAGTATCGCCATCTTCATTATGTCTGCTGCTCTTACACTTATTTTGATGTTAGTGATATGATTTTAACATCATTGTCAATCTCCTTTAGGTCATGAGTCCTCCGTCCCTCCTGTGAGAGATGGAGCTTCTCCAGGAGTTAAGTTGCCAGGCATGGAGCCCTCCGTCACAGAACCCCCGCAGCGGCAGCTAAAGACACAGAGACGCAGAGTACCTCCCCCCTCAAAGGTGTGAACCTTTTATCAGACAAAATAGTAtccatataaaaataacaatagcaGTATTACTTGCAAGACATTGTAGAAACTGAAAGTGCTCTGAATAATGTATCTGCTCTCACATGCTTGACAAGACGAGCCAACTAGCTAATCGACTCTGTGGTAGGGACAGACTTAATAAAGGACTTTACTTAAGCTGTTAACTACACTCCCACGACTTTAACTTTCATAATCAGAGATGTCTAATCAACAAACACAGAGGGTGCGGATAAGTATACAGTCTTCTGTAGAATATTAATCTCATAGTTGTTTGCAGCACAGTTCACAAGACTGTTTTGACCAAACACGCCCTCTGGCAAAATATCatccacatttttacatttttgactgATAAAGattttgcacacattttaaaaacttgatgtccatattttaaatattttacacatcgtacaaaaacaaattcacaatCATCAAAATTGGTTAAATTGCCTCTTTGTCTTCTCAGATCCCGTCATCAGCAGTGGAGATGCCGGGCTCAGCAGATATACCTGGCTTGAACGTCCAGTTTGGAGCTCTTGACTTTGGGTCTGAGGCTGGTAGTGGAGCAGTAGACATGGCACAGACGGAGTCGGCCAGGGAGCAAGCCCCGGCTCAGGTCCcagctccagcagctcctgtacCCATGCCTGTCCCCACTGCTGTTTCCACACAGCAGCCACAGAGCAGCCTGTTCTCCAAGCCAGGatctgtgaggtgtgtgtgagagttgtTTTGAGTTGGCGTGTGAGTTTGTCTGTTTATGTGAAGAATTTGATATTTCCAATTTTATACATGTATATCTTTGTGCATCAGTCTTGAGCCATGGGAAGAGCAGAGCGTTCACTGGATCAGTTGCTACAAAGTGTATCACTGAGATAAAGGGATTAGAGAATGATGTCTTTGTTTTAGCTCAGTTACAGGTGGAAACTGCTTGCatgttaattaaataatattaatacatcCCATTGGCACTTTAGTTATATTCTCTGATCCTTATTATGTATATTCATCCATCTTTCCACGTCTTGCTTTCTCTCGTTCTTGTGAACAGTGAACACATGAGCAGCATACCCACCTTACCTTCAGCCGTATCAGATCCCAGCTTCCCTTCACCATCCTTGGGCTTGCCTAGTGCCACGCCCTCCCCTTCCATGGGTCTTCCCAGTGCAGCCGCTCCACCCTCTTCTACAGCCCCTACTGCAGCCAACCGTGTGGAGAGCAGTGGTCCAAGGTCCCTGCCACCTCATCTGGGCTTCTCACAGAGCAAAGATGTCCCCTCGGCTGCTGCTCTTACAGTGAGCATAAacctttttatctctttgtatGCATAAAGCCAAATGATAAGAGGATAGAGACCACTGTGGACTTAACCTTAATTTGACAGAAGCTCAGTGTTTGCTTAATGCCtgacaaaaatctgaataataaTATGTAGACTTTGATAATTCCTCTTCTCACAGAATGGCTACAATGGCATGAAGACGCAGAGCACACAGGACAGTAAGTACACTTAGCTTTGCGAGTTCTAGAGAACTATATTGAAGTGGCCAGACAAATCAAGTATAATGAATATTGATTGCTAAATGCATCCGATGGGAAGTGGGAATAATTCAATCACGGAAAGTGGATGAGGTTTGATAAAGACCAGAACATACTCAAACCCACTTTTCATGTGCAACTTTGATTTATTCTGTTTCATTCTCATATTTATCCTCTCACAATCACTCATGTTTCTTCAAAAACAGCTACGTCATCATCGTCTAGAACAGTGAAAACTGAGTCCCCCGTTATGACGAGTGACAGTGGCCACCACATCCCCTCCCCTGCAGTTACACCTTCCCACTCAACATCCATCCCCTCGCTCAGCAGGTAAGGGATGGCATTCTATAATACACATtgattagcttttttttgtgtcctcGTCTCTGTCTGGAGATAATGATGGTTACAAGCACATATCTCAATCCTTTATGTGGAAATACCTTTTACTGAATCTCCTGCTTTCATTTCCTGGTCTTTAGTTGCTTTGTCAGATTAAAGCACGCagactttatcattttattctctctttAGTCATGTGACCAGCACCCAATCTGGATCGGTCCTCGCCACAAGCTCCTCCCTTACTGTAAGTGTCTGTGCATGCTTGCACCCACATGCAAGCTTACTTCAACATTATTCTGCAGTAATTGTAATAAAAGGACACGTCAAAAAAATTGACACTCCTTTATCTTGTAGTTGTGTATTTGAGTGCAAGGCTTTCTTTTTGGCTAAGCTCTGAGGCTTTTCGGAAAACATAGTTCTATTTATGAAGCCATTCATGCCTTGATCTACAAACAGTTGCTCGTTCTCTTCTCACACACCTTTTCTGCTCTTGTTCTGCTACACCAGGTCAGTAATGAGGAGGGCAGCAGCAGCGGTAACCTCCACGCtttttcatcatcatcgtcgtccAGCCAAGCTGTCAATTCCAGTCCTTCAGCTCCCCTGGCTGTCAGCAGTTCAACCACCAACGGACTACATCCGTCTGGAGCGCCGGGACTGACTCCCAATGGCACAAATCCTGCACTCTCAGCTGCAGGCAGCCGCACAGCACCCTTGCTCACCACTAGCTCTGGTAGGCTCACAGGTCCACTCAGGACATCACTGTTGCACAAGAACTCGTTGACaaaaagttttctgaaataataaaatatatcattttcaaataatattCCTCTTGTAATGTGGCTGCTTTGACACCTGAGTAAGTAGGGCTGTCTAACGATCAATTTTTAAAGTTGTGAATATGTACATGTGTCACATTTcttatattgcatttttaaaattctgttattttgtgttacaaaacagttatgaagtccatattgattAGGTAAAGGCAAATTAGGCAAATATCAATTGCAAGATAACTAATTACCCAACTAATGTccataatttttgcatttagtCAAGTGAAAAAATCTTGTTTCTCATCTTTGCCAGGTAAAGCTCCTCCCAACTTGGCCCAAGGAGTGCCACCTCTCCTGGCCAACCAGTACATTATGGGCCCTGGTGGCTTACTCCCTGCTTACCCGGTAAATATACACTCTCTGATTAGTCTTTCTCAATTAACTTGTTTGTGTATTACTTTGTCTTCGGGGCTTTTTTTGAAGGAAAAGAGTTGCACCAGTAAAGATAGATGGCATCACAAGGACTAACCTACACACAactgtttattctgtttttgatcTATTTGTAAGCTGTCATGTACCGCTTAAATTAAAGAGTAGTGTGTTTGGCATGAGTGGATACACTAACTCAAACATGTTACTAAATTATCACTAATTCTCCTCTCCATTGTCTCTACTTCAACAGCAGATCTATGGATACGAGGACTTGCAAATGTTGCAGTCTCGCCTTCCTATGGTGAGTCTTCTCATTCTGCTCTTCACCCTGCTGCATATCACTGTGGTTGTAATAGTTGTTTTAAATCAGCAAAgctttggctttaaaatgtgttctttaaTGTGTTTCCCTTTATATTATAATTCTGCCACCTTTAGTTAAGAAACCATTCAGAATCTATGTCCTCCCTTCCATTGCATGGCagtcaaagttttaaaaaaaaaaaaagctatgtggggcattttcatataattgttattttttttctcttcttataCAGGACTATTACGGTGTAACATTCCCTGGTACTACGGCTACTATGCCTGGAAGAGATAACCTGGCCAATAATTTATATTCTGGTGAGTCAAATTTTAtgttaaactgaactgaaacttgAGTTTCTGAGCTgacctttaaatgtgtttcaagATATGCTGTTAACTGACACAATTACTATCATTTTCATTGAACTACGCATCCATctgttaatttcatttataGCAAGTCATTTTTGCACTTCAGCATATTGAGTTGAGCATAATTGATTCCATCAACATGGAGATTTTGAACAATCGGTGACTGTGACAAAGTACTTAAGTTTTTCTTGATTCTGTGGCATCTTTACAAAATTCACATTAGCTGTTCAACAGATGGGCAAaggaattttaaatttattttttcaacctcAGTTTTGCCTTTTCTGCCGTCATTTTCTGTTTAGGTGAGGCAACAAAGTTCGGCAGGAATGATTCGTCATCTCCAGCTCCCCCAACCAGCCTGTCTACAGCCGGGGTTCAGTCACAGCCTCAGCAGGCTCCACAAGCAGGATCACAGGGCCAGGGGCAGGGTCAGGGCCAGGGTCAGCAAACACAGAACCAGGCCTTCCTCAATCCCCCTCTGCCCCCCGGCTACGGATACACTGGTAagtacaattatttttaatgaagagGATGTTGGCGCTGTTAATTTTCATCTTATCCATGAACTTTACTCCTGATGCAAATCTTAGCTTTAGCTGCCATCTTCCCTCTCATTATTTTTGGCTTCTTGTTACATTGAGGAGGAGTCTGTTAAAATATATCAGGAAAATTTTAAgcctgaaaaactgaaaaaggattttttttccattactgTTAATGTAGACAAAGtcaatttgaatttttgtgGACTCGATTAATATATCTCTGTTCTGCACAAAAGAACCTTTCTCATCATTGTGCTAAAACCTGATTATGTAGCCATCTGCTTTCATTGCATTTGGATAATCTTTCTAATTTGCTATTTTACAGGTCTGCCGTACTATGCTGGTGTGCCGGGGGTTCCCTCAGCCTTTCAGTACGGCCCCACCGTCTTTGTGCCTCCCGCTTCGGCCAAGCAACCTGCAATGGGCCTGGCCAACCCCTCCAATCAGTATCACCAACAGCATCAGCCCAGTTACGGACAGCATGCATACGGCACAGGTAAGACCAGGACGAAACAAGAGGGCTCTTactaatgttgtttttagatAGTTAACGCAGAACATTTTTAGtcaaatgtacagtatttaagTAATAATACAGTTTCCATGAGAAGATTATAtccaattaattattttgtttaactgACTTGAGCCTGTGGGTGTCTGTTTGAACTACTACAGCacaggtttatttttaatcattactGCCAAACTATAATAGTGCCACAAACTCTCGCAGCAACATGCCATGAAAGTACACAAGCTATGCTCTTATAAAGTTTTGGCAGAAATGACTCTTTGTAATACATGACAAAATTTGGGCACATATGTATATTACAACAACATTtattgtgagagagagatgggatgTGTATATTGAAAACTTGCCATAAATTAGGTGTGGGGAGTGTAGAGGGaggcaaaatacattttcagctcTTTATACATGTACACCAAATGCTGCATGCGCGTGTGGAATcgggcctgtgtgtgttttttttgcttgtgcTGCATGCATAGCTCAAACCCCCTTGCTGAAGTTGGACGCGGCTCAATATAGACACAGCTGCCATTTTAGTCAGGTTACCTtactgcctctctctcccctgcccccttctttttcctcttcacaTCCTTTTTCTCTTCACCTGTGGTCTTCCtacgccctctctctctctctctctctctctctctctctctctctctctctctctctctctgtctctgtctctctctctttccctctccctctccccttcgctcgctctgcctcctcttcttctgtaCTCCTCCTCCTTCAGCCTTTGATGACCTGTCTCAAGCCCACGGTGGGGAGTACAGTAAGGGAGGGTACGGAGGCTCTGCCCAGTCACAGGCCAAGTCAGCGGGCAGCGGCCCAGGGAAAGGTACATACACAACACACGTGCGCACAGTCTGACAACAAACAGTCAAAGTCAGCGGGCATTTCCCTGTGGGAAAAACCGATGTACTCACAATTGCAGATGATTCAACAGTCAAGAGTGTTCTGGAGGAAGGTGTGTATATGCACGTGTGTGATTGCACTTTGATGTGCTCATAAatggaaacatgcaaaaaggtgACAAAGGGAGAAACATGCCTCTGCGCCTCCTCACCTAATATGCTTCTTCCTACTGGCTGGCCCCCCTCCTACTAACAGTGAACATTCAGTGCTTAATATTGAGTCTTCAGTGAACTGACACAGTTGTATTTCTTTCCCCTTAacccttttgttttcctctcttctaTCATTTTCTTCTACccttttgcttttctgtcttCCCTCTTACATTCCAATCTTTCCTTCACCCCTTTCCCGTTCCCTCTTTTCGTTCTCTCAGCACCAGGACTGTCAGGGTCAGGTACCAGTGGAGGCGTGCCTGACATGGGAGGTTCAATCTACAGCAAAACTCAGGTGAGTGATTTGCAGTTCTGTTGAATGTCTTTAGGTCCAGGTCTAATGCTTCTGCAAAATAATAGTACTCTAAAAGTAACACCTGACTGACCTTTTCTGAAAAAACAGTCTTGGTTTTGTCTGTCCACAATTCCAATAATCActagctctggtttggttgaaataaacccatGATTCACCCAGttacatgtgaaaatatgctgtgtCTTTACATAATAAATCTACTGTTAATTTAAACAgagtttggtgggtttttttatttaaacacaaaaacgaGAGAAAAAAGGGTCCAGGtagaaaatcacaaaagttATCCTTTAAGTTATAAATTGACTTTGGATCCAGAAATATGTTTTGcgtagacttttttttttaatggaaccCTAAATAAAATTGCCATATAATTTGAGTTTTTCCCCCCAATACTTAATGTCTACACATGTGCTTCATCATGTTGACCTGCATTTACAATTTTAACCACTTGTGTCCTCTCTCGGTTCTACTCAGTCATTTGACAAGCAGGGCTTCCACACGGGGACGCCGCCTCCCTTCAGTCTGCCTTCAGCGCTGGGGGGCACAGGGCCCCTGAACCCTGGGGGTGCTCCTGGGTACGCCCCTGCTCCCTTCCTGCACATCCTACCACCGCACCAACAGCCCCACTCCCAGCTGCTGCACCATCACCTCACACAGGACGGACAGGTAAACATCACAttccagggttcccatggtcatgaaaaacctggaaatgtcatggatttccacaaacacattttccaggcatagaaaagtcatggaataagtaAAAACCATTGatagttttggaaaagtaatggaatttgGTGTGTGTAACAGAATTGTTGCAGTTTTTTCCTTGGATAATGTCCatatgtaacataacagcaaattgcTTTTCTGTGGCTATCAATTTAACATTGCTGTGTTGGgaagttttgttttccatcaccaacatttcttaattttcacTCTGCATTATGTCTCTCCCCTCATGTATGTCAGCTAGCTAAAactatgtttgaatagagtttgactCAGATATGTTTATAAAATGTAGGCAAGTCGGGCtagaagaaaataattttgggTGCATCATTAGAAATGTGTTGTAAATTAGGGCGTTTATCTGTGAATACACGGGACACTCATGTTTTCTGAACAGCTGTGACCTCAGCATTTTGTTGTAGTTAGCTCACTAAGGAGAGCAGCTAAACAAGACTACTCCTGTGCATTAGAGCTTCGATCTGGCACAAAAATCCGACAGGCTTGAACCGAAACTGTGCAGGTTCATGAAGGGGCCCGACTTGATCCCGAGCCGGAGCAGCAACTTACAAGCTACAGTCAAATAAAGTCTTACCAGTGCATTAACAGACACAAACTGGACTGTGTCAATTTGGAGTGCTGTTGGGCATTCTGTCTGAGAGGGAGCAGCAGGGCATCAAGTAAAACTTAACCGTTCTTTAATTGGtaggaaatacaaaaataagctTGAACCTGACCCAATACAAGCCCTGGCTAATGTTGATAAATTACGGCCCAGCTCTGCCCCAGTCAGGTTTGGGCAGAGAAATTAGAGTTTGAGTGTATATTTACTTGGATGCCTGCAGTATTCAGCAACTTAATTGgcctgtttttaaagattatctTTGGGGACTTTTTGCCCTTATATTTGAGAGAACattttaagcatgaaaggggagaaagaaagagaggatgacatgcagcaaagggccgaagttggaatcaaacctgcagccgctgcagcaaggacacaccCTCTCTACATGGGATGCCAGCCCCAACTTAGTAGGCCTTTTTTGACCAACTGTTCCCAAGAACAGTTTCTCCCAAGAACTTAAGTGAGACATGTAAAAAAGGCTTTTGTTTTAGCAGTCAACACTGCAAACTCCACCCTGAAGGTTCCTGGGCTCTCAAAAAGTATCACCCACGGAACAGATACTTTCAGGGGGCCCTTACTGCACCACAGGGACCACAAGTGTATCTGTAGGTTCCTGTGGGTTGTGTCAGTGAAGTCCCGCAGAAGGTTCCAGATAATTATCCTGCAGTTGGACGGGCCTAATAAATGTcatgggaaattaaataaacctGTCAGGAAGTTACAGACTAAACCTCTTTTTCTCCGCAGGGTGGTCCTGGTCAGCGCAGTCAGTCTAGCAGCATG
Coding sequences:
- the LOC121939419 gene encoding ubiquitin-associated protein 2-like isoform X3, with the translated sequence MMTSVVSNQARGTRDRPLPTTTTQTTQPQKQIQATAEQIRLAQMIYDKNDADFEDKVKQLIEVTGKTQDECMVALHDCNEDVNRAINFLLESTSDTNSWETVGKKRSLGKEGGPSEIKESREKKGGERDASRGRGASNRRGRGISRGREGRLEENGFEVAPGERGGDRGRRGRGRGAGGRGRGRAAAGNRFSSQGMGTFNPADYTANSGARQETWDGNEPAEGTGTWGGNLEDWTAEDWNEDLSETKVFTASSAPANHITPGPNVDLAGLLPKTGVAVGGMDSDLGAIVDGPSAEDLGQSLVFTNSHHNGRTATHSYAHATANSYAHAASASTTYAHAALSSVLGSGFGPLNAPKPTPASDIRTPEQLNGPRLGQRASQPLATASNINVAKDAGPPPIQNPAPASSPSVEVKTQRMENGPVTAQHLEMKLQPEPSAVLSQLAQRQQQSSILPTTEPLGLSHAPQVPTPPGHESSVPPVRDGASPGVKLPGMEPSVTEPPQRQLKTQRRRVPPPSKIPSSAVEMPGSADIPGLNVQFGALDFGSEAGSGAVDMAQTESAREQAPAQVPAPAAPVPMPVPTAVSTQQPQSSLFSKPGSVSEHMSSIPTLPSAVSDPSFPSPSLGLPSATPSPSMGLPSAAAPPSSTAPTAANRVESSGPRSLPPHLGFSQSKDVPSAAALTNGYNGMKTQSTQDTTSSSSRTVKTESPVMTSDSGHHIPSPAVTPSHSTSIPSLSSHVTSTQSGSVLATSSSLTVSNEEGSSSGNLHAFSSSSSSSQAVNSSPSAPLAVSSSTTNGLHPSGAPGLTPNGTNPALSAAGSRTAPLLTTSSGKAPPNLAQGVPPLLANQYIMGPGGLLPAYPQIYGYEDLQMLQSRLPMDYYGVTFPGTTATMPGRDNLANNLYSGEATKFGRNDSSSPAPPTSLSTAGVQSQPQQAPQAGSQGQGQGQGQGQQTQNQAFLNPPLPPGYGYTGLPYYAGVPGVPSAFQYGPTVFVPPASAKQPAMGLANPSNQYHQQHQPSYGQHAYGTAPGLSGSGTSGGVPDMGGSIYSKTQSFDKQGFHTGTPPPFSLPSALGGTGPLNPGGAPGYAPAPFLHILPPHQQPHSQLLHHHLTQDGQGGPGQRSQSSSMQQKTQGSKSSYSSSPYWAN